One region of Daphnia pulicaria isolate SC F1-1A chromosome 7, SC_F0-13Bv2, whole genome shotgun sequence genomic DNA includes:
- the LOC124349362 gene encoding voltage-dependent T-type calcium channel subunit alpha-1G-like isoform X11: MDRRVGDEVGEGGGGGGGGDPAAVAAVPADKSPVITTKNRPSSPTSLRLLLLLPPPQPSMAVARPELVIDDTVQQSPTTDNQVEPQQQQQQQQPETTRTPPSVYIECSPSTAGPNYGGEGEAGGGGDDVLYYSGYHSEEVDEDLEDLEEEQEEEDEDDEVEEEEEEEEEDQVDGQEEDEEEEEDGLPFPGFVPVTLGFMTQYSRPRSFCLRMITNPWFERISMAVIFFNCVTLGMYQPCIDQVCNTNRCRILQMLDDFIFAFFAVEMSIKMVAMGIYGKGTYLAETWNRLDCFIVVAGAVEYCLDMENMNLSAIRTIRVLRPLRAINRIPSMRILVMLLLDTLPMLGNVLLLCFFVFFIFGIVGVQLWAGILRQRCYLDLPKGIHPPPTLTLPPYYSDKVKVTLPLSSYYKVQETEKDYICSLAKDSGMHTCGSLPPTKWDGRFCNDSVVPGIPVGMDGLSVNGSCINWNQYYTDCRAGEKNPFQGAISFDNIGLAWVAIFLVISLEGWTDIMYYVQDAHSFWDWVYFVLLIVIGSFFMINLCLVVIATQFSETKKREMERMRLERARYQSTSTLASTSASESTSCYRQIIKYIAHLWRRSKRRILRRYRAYRSRKKLQQQQMQLQHQQHGKQQPVTHSLSLRTRRKQQQSRRRKRRRRRSRHPHPQCPQHGVVAQQQQQQDNTLRRNSPFSSSLRVPSVSSQVALRINDGPASNVESPVPILSIGRRASVAVSIDHQQQQRSSPFLSPRGSLALADDSSDSSQLLTPRTPRRRRSSVMFSNVVVEHGLSNSAADVNVCWNEKTTQTGQTGGGGFNCELVVGSPGGITHPPAGSSNPSSPLSLNRKSLLRQRKSSNADEQRLPSPGLMAGGVTTTTTTAAAATSPQVPNGAGLTCQELLALSGALGAALPTPLALPNYPSVEDPASPQLSSTAVAAMAVSPTVTSSKHSNNNKCNNQLLAPPGMMPILPTLAMSLWPEPFQGAARSGSDHWTTVACSRKPTETDVTAVEGETDNEENRDNCCCCCSSDDDDDSGSDDDSGSDEEGNEEEEEEDYYYEGDEEQPGAAAVEVSEHRRSPIARYFSLVKKYYKTFQRSVKALVEHKYFQQALLGAILINTLSMGIEYHNQPEELTLTVEFSNIVFSAIFAIEMLLKVIAEGPLNYVGNGFNVFDGVIVILSLVEVFQSFNRFEGDDGGSSGLSVLRTFRLLRILKLVRFMPNLRRQLIVMLRTMDNVAVFFALLLLFIFIFSVLGMYLFGGKFCMREDGSRSCTCSEILDRDPGCVCDRKHFNTLLWATVTVFQILTQEDWNVVLFNGMEKTSHWAALYFVALMTFGNYVLFNLLVAILVEGFSAERTERLEREQREQARQERHAARALATAAALSIQDEGTSGAGSCHDEQAPPPPNDSSPDSPQEQQQQLQQLQQQHDNYFSRSSVTEESCSPVGYGGDSRLHQVDYTPSPVINSAELADLLLEEERKQAKLALLESQQQRRLKENSYNAIQEQQRRESLHNKSQLDCPGSPNHYDPKSNIDRGSFKQTILLCQPPPPSVISRPEFQTRTAINGSERMETTGASSSSSQHLLHPSAAAPIITHTAATPQGSPNATLDSICSRRDSSSSSCVRLSPLKSVKLVGLSSPRTSAETSPLHGDGINLGLETLSSPSLLRTPSNRSCASSRSSRRSSLTPIMPTRSILSRKSSLAAPSGGPMISSPEESADTNSLLPLSPSEDRGGGGNGVLRQGSKKLWRKLSSRETGGMPNVESQADLEAELEEDRNAGNYNLLNNLNNQRQPSCSNHDRLACNGSVQHDGIHQPFNRKPILSHQNSFGSPTTLSPQNSIRSNGSSPRTPSPGFNNLTQPNNNNNSSNFNFSIGEGQTGANSATTKTEEEVVVAAKKPLIVRLYERFPRLKEREDYALFLLSPENSIRQSCGNLVRKSWFDHSILFFIGLNCVTLAMERPLIPPDSFERAFLSLSNYVFTFVFAIEMMLKVLAVGMFYGSNAYFDSGWNIMDGLLVTVSIVDILMSLLSSGSPRIFGILRVFRLLRSLRPLRVINRAPGLKLVVQTLLSSLKPIGNIVLICCTFFIIFGILGVQLFKGSFFYCEGPNIRSVRNRTDCLAADPRNMWVNRAYNFDDLGQALMALFVLSSKDGWVNIMYTGLDAVGVDQQPIENYSEWRLIYFISFLLLVGFFVLNMFVGVVVENFHRCREEQEKEERARRMAKRARKMEKKRRKMRRPPYYTNYSRSRLLIHNVVTSKYFDLAIAAVIGLNVVTMAMEFYLMPPELESALRIFNYFFTAVFIIESGCKMVALGVRRYIKDRWNQLDVSIVILSIGGIVLEEMKSDLIPINPTIIRVMRVLRIARVLKLLKMAKGIRSLLDTVMQALPQVGNLGLLFYLLFFIFAALGVELFGRLECDDDHPCQGLGEHAHFANFGIAFLTLFRVATGDNWNGIMKDTLRENCDHSADCIKNCCVSRIIAPIFFVIFVLMAQFVLVNVVVAVLMKHLEESHKQMEDDMEMELQLAEEFAPLPTADDETRKVNDEMEELELTHTAGSLPQ; this comes from the exons ATGGATCGTCGGGTCGGAGATGAAGTAGGTgaagggggaggaggaggaggaggaggcgatCCAGCGGCAGTGGCGGCGGTGCCGGCAGACAAATCGCCCGTCATCACGACCAAGAACCGGCCATCATCGCCGACATCAttacggctgctgctgctcctgccgcCACCGCAGCCGTCGATGGCCGTCGCCCGTCCTGAACTTGTCATCGACGACACGGTCCAGCAGTCGCCGACGACGGACAATCAAGTGGagcctcaacaacaacaacaacagcagcagccagaaaCAACGAGGACGCCGCCCAGCGTTTACATCGAGTGCAGTCCGTCTACTGCTGGGCCCAACTACGGAGGAGAAGGAGAGGCCGGCGGTGGCGGAGACGACGTCCTCTACTATTCCGGCTACCACTCTGAGGAGGTGGACGAAGATCTGGAGGATTTGGAAGAGGAGcaagaggaggaagacgaagatgatgaagtggaggaagaagaagaagaagaagaagaagatcaagTTGAtggccaagaagaagatgaagaagaagaagaagatggtttACCCTTTCCAGGATTCGTACCCGTCACTTTGGGCTTCATGACCCAGTACAGCCGGCCCAGGAGCTTTTGCTTGCGGATGATCACCAATcc GTGGTTCGAGAGGATCAGCATGGCCGTCATTTTCTTCAACTGCGTCACGTTGGGCATGTACCAGCCGTGTATCGACCAAGTCTGCAACACCAATCGATGCAGAATCCTCCAG ATGTTGGACGATTTTATCTTCGCCTTCTTCGCCGTGGAAATGTCAATCAAAATGGTCGCCATGGGAATTTACGGCAAAGGAACTTACCTGGCAGAAACGTGGAACAGACTCGATTGTTTCATCGTCGTTGCCGg GGCGGTGGAATATTGCCTGGACATGGAGAACATGAATTTGTCGGCCATTCGAACGATTCGAGTCCTGCGACCGTTAAGGGCCATCAATCGGATACCCA GCATGAGGATATTGGTGATGCTCTTGCTCGACACGTTGCCCATGCTCGGCAATGTCCTGTTGCTCtgctttttcgtctttttcatcTTTGGAATCGTCGGCGTTCAACTCTGGGCCGGAATCCTCCGGCAGAGATGTTACCTCGACCTACCCAAGGGCATCCATCCACCGCCCACTTT gacATTGCCTCCGTACTATTCGGACAAGGTGAAGGTGACCCT gCCTCTGTCGAGCTATTACAAAGTGCAAGAGACGGAGAAGGACTACATCTGCTCGCTGGCCAAGGACAGCGGGATGCACACTTGCGGTTCGCTGCCTCCGACCAAATGGGACGGGCGCTTCTGCAACGACAGCGTCGTCCCCGGGATACCCGTCGGGATGGACGGCCTCTCCGTCAACGGCTCGTGCATCAATTGGAATCAATACTACACTGATTGCCGGGCCGGTGAAAAGAACCCTTTCCAGGGAGCCATCTCTTTTGATAATATCGGCCTGGCCTGGGTCGCCATCTTCCTc GTAATTAGTTTGGAGGGATGGACCGACATCATGTACTACGTCCAGGATGCCCACTCTTTCTGGGACTGGGTCTACTTTGTCCTCCTCATTGTG atcggcTCGTTCTTCATGATCAACCTGTGCCTGGTGGTGATAGCGACGCAGTTCTCCGAGACCAAGAAACGGGAAATGGAGCGGATGCGGCTGGAACGGGCTCGTTACCAGTCGACGTCGACGCTGGCCAGCACGTCGGCCAGCGAGTCGACGTCGTGCTACCGCCAAATCATCAAGTACATCGCCCACTTGTGGCGGAGGAGCAAGCGGCGCATACTCCGCCGCTACCGGGCCTACCGCAGCCGGAAGAAgttgcaacagcagcagatgcagctccagcaccagcagcacgGCAAGCAGCAGCCGGTGACGCATTCGCTCAGTTTGAGGACGAGACGGAAACAGCAGCAATCGCGGAggcggaagaggaggaggaggcggagCAGGCATCCGCATCCCCAATGCCCCCAACATGGCGTCGtcgcccaacaacaacaacaacaggacaACACATTACGGAGAAACAGTCCATTTTCCAGCAGTTTGCGAGTCCCTTCCGTCAGCTCGCAGGTAGCGTTGCGAATCAACGACGGGCCGGCCTCCAATGTTGAGTCGCCCGTGCCCATTCTCTCGATTGGCCGGCGGGCCAGCGTCGCCGTCTCCATcgaccaccagcagcagcaacgatcCTCTCCATTCCTCTCGCCTAGAG GATCGTTGGCGTTGGCCGATGACTCTTCGGATTCCTCGCAGCTGCTGACGCCGAGGACGCCCAGACGTCGCCGGAGCAGCGTCATGTTCAGCAACGTGGTGGTGGAGCATGGATTGAGCAACAGCGCGGCTGACGTCAACGTCTGCTGGAACGAGAAAACGACCCAGACGGGACAAACGGGCGGCGGCGGTTTCAACTGCGAACTTGTCGTTGGTTCTCCCGGCGGAATAACTCACCCGCCGGCTGGTTCCTCGAATCCTTCGTCTCCGCTGTCGCTGAACCGCAAATCTTTACTGAGACAAAGGAAATCCAGCAATGCGGACGAACAACGTCTACCCAGTCCCGGTCTAATGGCCGGTGGCgtaacgacgacgacaaccaccgccgccgccgccacttcACCGCAAGTCCCGAACGGGGCCGGTCTAACCTGCCAAGAATTGCTGGCTCTTAGCGGAGCCCTAGGGGCTGCACTTCCCACTCCTTTAGCGTTGCCCAACTATCCATCAGTGGAGGATCCAGCCTCACCGCAGTTATCATCGACGGCGGTGGCGGCCATGGCCGTTTCTCCGACCGTGACATCATCCAAGCATAGCAACAACAATAAATGCAATAACCAGCTATTGGCACCGCCGGGCATGATGCCCATTCTACCAACGTTAGCAATGTCACTTTGGCCGGAACCTTTCCAAG GAGCGGCCAGGAGCGGGAGCGATCACTGGACGACGGTTGCGTGCAGCAGGAAACCGACGGAAACGGACGTGACAGCCGTCGAGGGGGAGACGGACAACGAAGAGAACCGGGAcaattgctgttgctgctgttcgtctgatgacgacgacgattcGGGATCGGACGATGATTCGGGATCAGACGAGGAGGGGaacgaagaggaggaggaagaagactaTTATTACGAAGGAGACGAGGAACAGCCAGGAGCGGCGGCGGTCGAAGTGTCAGAGCATCGCCGCTCGCCCATCGCCCGCTACTTTTCACTCGTCaagaaatattacaaaacGTTCCAGCGGAGCGTCAAAGCTCTTGTCGAGCACAAATACTTCCAGCAGGCTCTTTTAGGAGCCATTCTTATCAACACGCTCAGCATGGGTATCGAATATCACAACCAG CCGGAAGAATTGACGCTGACGGTCGAATTCAGCAACATCGTTTTCTCTGCCATCTTCGCCATTGAGATGTTGCTCAAAGTCATCGCCGAGGGTCCGCTCAACTATGTCGGCAACGGATTCAACGTTTTCGACGGAGTCATCGTCATCCTCAG TTTGGTGGAAGTCTTTCAGAGCTTCAATCGGTTCGAAGGGGACGACGGCGGCAGTTCGGGCCTGTCTGTTTTGCGAACGTTCCGTCTCTTGCGCATTTTGAAGCTGGTCCGCTTCATGCCCAACTTGCGCCGCCAATTGATCGTCATGTTGCGCACCATGGACAACGTGGCCGTCTTCTTCGCCTTGCTCcttctcttcattttcataTTCAG CGTACTAGGCATGTATCTGTTTGGCGGTAAATTTTGCATGCGAGAGGACGGCTCCCGATCTTGCACGTGCTCGGAGATTCTCGACCGGGATCCCGGTTGCGTCTGCGACCGAAAACACTTCAACACTTTGCTTTGGGCTACTGTCACCGTCTTCCAG ATCTTGACACAAGAGGATTGGAATGTCGTCCTCTTCAACGGCATGGAGAAGACGAGCCATTGGGCGGCCCTCTACTTCGTGGCCCTCATGACGTTTGGCAACTACGTCCTCTTCAATCTACTCGTCGCCATTCTCGTCGAAGGTTTCTCCGCCGAG agaacGGAGCGATTGGAACGTGAGCAGCGGGAGCAGGCCAGACAGGAGCGTCACGCGGCAAGGGCTTTGGCCACGGCTGCCGCCCTGTCGATCCAGGACGAAGGAACATCCGGCGCCGGCTCTTGTCACGATGAGCAGGCACCCCCTCCGCCTAACGATTCGTCACCTGACTCACCTCaagagcaacagcagcagctccagcaGCTCCAACAACAGCACGACAACTACTTTTCGAGATCGTCGGTGACGGAGGAGAGTTGCAGTCCCGTCGGCTACGGTGGTGACAGTCGACTGCACCAAGTCGACTACACCCCGTCACCGGTCATCAACAGCGCCGAACTCGCCGACTTGCTACTCGAG GAGGAGCGCAAACAAGCCAAACTGGCATTGTTGGAGTCTCAACAACAGCGACGTCTTAAGGAGAATTCGTATAATGCCATTCAGGAGCAACAGCGTCGCGAATCCTTGCACAATAAGAGCCAGCTCGACTGCCCCGGAAGCCCGAACCATTACGATCCAAAGTCAAACATCGACAGAGGTTCATTCAAAC AAACGATCCTGCTCTGTCAGCCACCGCCGCCTTCCGTTATTTCCCGACCAGAATTCCAAACGAGGACAGCGATCAATGGTTCGGAAAGGATGGAGACGACAggagcgtcgtcgtcgtcgtctcagCATTTATTGCATCCGTCAGCGGCCGCTCCCATCATCACCCACACGGCGGCCACTCCACAAGGATCTCCCAACGCCACACTTGATTCCATTTGCAGCCGCAGGGACAGCAGCTCGTCGTCCTGCGTCAGACTGTCTCCCTTGAAGTCGGTCAAGTTGGTGGGATTGTCCTCGCCGCGGACTTCCGCCGAAACTTCGCCCCTGCACGGCGACGGCATCAATTTG ggacTTGAGACGCTGAGTTCGCCATCTTTACTGCGGACGCCGAGCAACAGATCGTGTGCCAGCTCGAGATCTTCCCGCCGATCCAGCCTCACCCCGATAATGCCCACTCGAAGTATTCTTAGCCGGAAGAGCAGTCTGGCAGCTCCCTCAGG AGGCCCGATGATTTCTTCGCCGGAAGAGTCGGCCGACACCAATTCGCTGTTGCCGCTATCTCCCTCGGAGGAtcgcggcggcggcggcaacgGCGTTTTGCGTCAGGGCAGCAAGAAATTGTGGAGGAAACTGTCGTCGCGCGAGACGGGCGGGATGCCTAATGTCGAGTCACAAGCGGATCTGGAAGCCGAGCTGGAAGAGGATCGAAATGCGGGCAATTACAACCTTCTCAACAACCTCAACAACCAACGACAGCCGAG TTGCAGTAATCACGATCGACTCGCGTGCAACGGCAGCGTCCAGCACGACGGGATCCACCAGCCGTTCAACCGGAAACCGATCCTGTCTCATCAGAACTCATTTGGCAGTCCGACGACGCTCAGTCCGCAGAATTCCATCCGCAGTAACGGCTCGTCGCCGCGGACTCCATCGCCCGGTTTCAATAACCTGACG cagcccaacaacaacaacaacagcagcaacttcAATTTCTCCATCGGGGAGGGACAGACGGGAGCCAACAGCGCCACCACCAAGACGGAAGAGgaagtggtggtggcggccaaGAAACCGTTGATTGTCCGCCTCTATGAGCGTTTCCCGCGGCTCAAGGAGCGCGAAGATTACGCCCTTTTCCTCCTATCGCCGGAAAATTC CATCCGGCAGTCTTGTGGTAACTTGGTGAGAAAGAGTTGGTTCGACCATTCGATCCTGTTTTTCATCGGATTGAATTGCGTCACGCTGGCCATGGAACGGCCGCTCATTCCTCCCGACTCGTTCGAGCGTGCCTTCCTTTCCCTGTCCAACTATGTCTTCACCTTTGTCTTTGCCATCGAAATGATGTTGAAAGTGCTGGCCGTTGGCATGTTCTACGGCTCCAACGCTTACTTCGATTCCGGATGGAACATCATGGACGGACTACTCGTCACCGTCTCCATCGTCGATATTCTCATGTCGCTTCTCTCTAGCGGCAGCCCACGCATTTTTGGCATTCTCAGA GTCTTCCGGCTGTTGCGATCCTTGAGACCGCTACGTGTCATTAACCGGGCGCCCGGCTTGAAATTGGTGGTTCAAACGTTACTATCTTCGCTGAAGCCCATCGGGAACATTGTGCTCATTTGTTGCACGTTCTTTATCATCTTTGGAATTTTGGGAGTCCAG TTATTCAAAGGCAGTTTCTTCTACTGCGAGGGACCCAACATCCGTTCGGTTCGCAATCGGACCGATTGTCTGGCGGCCGATCCTCGCAATATGTGGGTCAACCGCGCCTACAATTTCGACGACCTGGGACAGGCCTTGATGGCCCTCTTTGTCCTCTCATCCAAAGACGGCTGGGTCAACATCATGTACACTGGGCTGGACGCCGTTGGGGTCGACCAACAG CCGATCGAGAATTACAGTGAGTGGCGCTTAATCTACTTCATCTCGTTTCTGCTGCTGGTCGGCTTCTTCGTGCTCAACATGTTCGTCGGTGTCGTCGTCGAGAACTTTCACCGTTGCCGTGAGGAGCAGGAGAAGGAGGAGCGAGCTCGACGTATGGCCAAGCGGGCGCgcaaaatggagaagaagcgACGAA AGATGCGACGGCCACCGTATTACACCAATTATTCACGTTCTCGGCTGCTGATTCACAACGTGGTGACATCTAAATATTTTGACTTGGCCATCGCCGCCGTCATCGGTCTCAATGTCGTCACCATGGCCATGGAATTTTACCTGATGCCGCCT GAACTGGAGTCTGCTTTGcgcattttcaattatttcttcacGGCCGTCTTCATCATCGAATCCGGTTGCAAAATGGTGGCCCTGGGAGTGAGACGGTACATCAAGGACCGCTGGAATCAGCTGGACGTTTCCATCGTCATCCTGTCCATTGGTGGCATCGTTTTAGAGGAAATGAAATCCGATTTAATTCCAATCAATCCCACCATCATTCGCGTCATGCGAGTCCTTCGGATAGCCAGAG TTTTGAAATTGCTGAAGATGGCCAAAGGAATCCGTTCTTTGTTGGACACGGTGATGCAAGCCCTGCCACAAGTCGGCAATCTTGGCCTCTTATTCTACTTGCTCTTCTTCATATTCGCCGCCCTCGGAGTTGAATTGTTTGGTCGACTGG AGTGCGACGACGACCATCCGTGCCAGGGACTGGGCGAGCACGCTCACTTTGCCAACTTTGGAATTGCTTTCTTGACGCTGTTCCGGGTGGCCACGGGCGACAATTGGAACGGCATCATGAAGGACACGCTGCGGGAGAACTGCGATCACTCGGCCGATTGCATCAAGAACTGCTGCGTGTCCCGCATCATCGCTCCCatctttttcgtcatcttcgtcCTGATGGCCCAGTTCGTCCTGGTcaacgtcgtcgtcgccgtTCTCATGAAACACCTAGAGGAATCGCACAAACAG ATGGAAGACGACATGGAGATGGAGCTGCAAC